TGTTGTGCACCTGATAAATATTATAATTATCATGCAGCGAACCTCGAAGTTTGTTATACGTATAAAAATCGCTCCATTCTTGGCTTGCATGGCTTTGCTTATCAACAAAAATAACCATTGCTGTTATCATTATCAGCACAAACATTTCCAATATACCCTTCTTTCTGATATCAAAAAGAGCTTTATCACCTAGAACCACAAATGGAGTACTTAGTAACAGAATAAATAAAGAAACTTCATATCTAAGCATCGTGCTTAAAATGAGTAATAGTAAAGCATCCCACCGAATTTTTTTGAAATACAATAGGGAAACCACTGCGGTAATTGCTAAAACACCAGCAACTTGAGAAAACTGTAACCATATAAAGAATACCAAAAAAAATGGTATAATCAACAATACTGAAAAGAGCTTATGTTTCAATGAGTTTTCCCGCGAAATAATCAAAGTAATCAACCATGAAAACGCAATTAACTGCAAGGAGTATAACAATACAGAATACCATTCCACCGAAGGGAATGATTGATGAAGTAACTTCAAAAAACTCCCAATACCGATGTGAACAAATACCAAATGACTATCTGGATGACCATGATATACCCCCGATGATATAAGAGACATCAAAACATCATCCCCATCTTCATATCGAAAAGGTACTAATGCGTCTAATAAACACACTAAAATGATACTTAAGAGCAGTATCAATCCAAATTTTTTGTAATTATTTTTCAATTTTATTTTTTCCATTACAAGTATTTGTACAAAAATAGGTATTTGAACATAATTTCCTCTATTTCCTTCTTGCTTTAAAAAGAAAAATCGCACATTGATTAAGTAGATTTTCTTTTTCGATAAATCCCTATCTTTGCAAAAAAACAATTTATGTCCCAAGATTTTTATTCTCAAGACTATAAAATAGGTGTTTTAGGTGGTGGTCAATTAGGAAGAATGCTCTTTCAAGCATCACTAGATCTAGATATTCATTTATATTTTATAGACCCAAGTCCTGAGGCTCCTTGCTCTAGAGTTTCATCGCATTTTATGGTTGGAGATCTTCAAGATTTTGATCAAGTCTATCAGTTCGGAAAAGACAAGAAAATTGTTACTATAGAGATTGAACATGTAAATGTAGAAGCTCTTAAAAAACTAGAAAGCGAAGGTGTAAAAGTATTTCCACAGCCAGATTTAATAGCCCTTATTCAAGACAAAGGACTCCAAAAACAATTTTATGCCGAAAATGGAATTCCTACCGCTCCTTTTAAATTCCTAAAGAACAAGGAAGATTTACTTGAGCAATACGACGGAAAATCTTGGGTTCAAAAACTTAGAAAAGGGGGGTATGATGGACAAGGAGTAACCGTTTTACGTTCAGAAAAAGATCTCAAAAATGCTTTTGATGCTTCAAGTATTTTGGAAGAAATGGTAGATTTTGAAACAGAAATCTCTGTAATAGTTGCACAAAACGAACAGGGAGAAATTAAGAGTTTTCCTGTAGTGGATATGGAATTTTCTGAAGAAGCAAATTTGGTAGAGTTTCTTTTTTCTCCTGCCGAAATTGACTCTTCTATCCAAAAAAGAGCAGAAGAAATTGCTACTTCAGTAATCAAAAAACTAGGTTTAGTAGGGATTTTAGCTGTAGAAATGTTTGTAACAAAAAGCGGAGATATTTTGGTAAATGAAGTAGCGCCAAGACCACACAACTCAGGGCATCAAACAATAGAAGGAAACAAAATTTCTCAATACGAACAGCATTTAAGAGCAATTCTTAATCTTCCTCTGGGTGACACAAGTATTATTAAACCATCAGTGATGGTTAATCTTTTAGGGGAAAAAGGGCATCAAGGGAAAGTCTTTTACGAGGGTCTTGATGAAACGCTTAAAATGCCTGGAGTGAATGTTCATATCTATGGAAAAGAAGAAACAAAACCTTATAGAAAAATGGGACATATCACTGTTTTAGCTAATAAATTAGAAGAAGCTAAAAAAATTGCCCGTAGCTCAAAAGAATTACTAAAAGTAAAAACAAAATAGCATGAAACCACAAGTAGGAATTATTATGGGAAGTAAATCTGATCTCCCTGTAATGCAAGAAGCCATTGATATTTTAAAAGAATTAGGAGTGGCTGTAGAAATAAAAATTGTATCTGCACATAGAACGCCCGAGTGGATGTTTGAATATGCTTCATCTGCCCACGAAAGAGGTTTGAAGACTATTATTGCGGGTGCAGGTGGTGCCGCTCACTTACCCGGAATGGTTGCATCTCTTTCTCCTCTTCCTGTTATTGGAGTTCCTGTAAAATCAAGAAATTCTATTGATGGATGGGATTCTGTTCTTTCCATTCTTCAAATGCCAGGTGGTGTTCCCGTAGCTACTGTTGCTCTTGATGGAGCTAAGAATGCTGGAATTCTAGCTGCTCAAATTATAGCAACAGGGAATGAGGCTATTATGCAAAATATTATCACCTACAAAGAAGCTCTCAAAAGCAAAATAGACCTGCAGAATGAAGAGTTAGCTAAAGAACTTAATGGCTAGCTAACAGTATTTCGAACATAAAAAAACCGCTTTAAACTAATTACTAGTCTAAAGCGGTTTTTTTTACACTTAATCTAATCGTTTTACCGATTATTTTTTTCCTTGAGAAATGATTCTAAACTCAGTTCTACGGTTTTCTCTGTGCTCTCTTTCAGTACAAGAAACACCATTTGAACATCTGTTTTTCAATTGCTTTTCTCCGTATCCGTTAGCTACTAATCTTGAAGGGTTAATTCCTTTTTGGATTAAGTAGTTTACTACAGAACGTGCTCTTCTCTCAGAAAGATCTTGGTTGTAAGAATCCGAAGCTCTTGAATCTGTATGTGAAGCAATTTCTACTGATACGTTTTTCTTATCGTTTAAGATTGGCAATAGAAGTTCATCAATTTTCTTTTTAGCTTCTGGAAGAAGTTTAGCAGAGTTTAAATCATAGTTAATTGGTAGAAGGTTATACTGTGTAAGTTTACAGTCAACTTCTTCCCATTTAGTAAGACCACCTTTTGTCACCAAAACTTCTTTCTTTATAGTCGTATATTCAGCAGGTACCTCTATAGTTTCTGTCCATGCATCTTTTTCCAAAACAGTTTTCTTGATTGTTTTGTAAACAGCAGGTACATCGATAGTTTTTGTAGTAGTTGGTTGATCTACAACTTTTACTTTGTAAGTTTTTACAATCTTATCTACTGGCGTAGATGTTGTGTGAGCATCTTTATCAAGGTCTTTTGTAGCCACCTCTTTATTTTCTGCTGGATAGCTTTTATAACACCATGTTCTACAGTCATTAGGATCAGCTGAAGTACAATTTGGAATTTTTTCTCCCATTTCCCACTTAGAATATGCTGGAGCTGTTTCTACAGTAACTACATTATTCTTAAAAGTGGCTTTATGATATTTCAGTTTATTTGAAGCATCTTTTGCCGTATATTCCTTCTCTACATACTTGAATGTTGCAGGAACAATCTGTAATTTTTTATACCCATCCTTTACAACAACCTTTTCTGTTACAGTTTTGTACTTTGCTGGGTGAACAACTAATTTTTTATAAGCTGCCTTTGTCATTACCTTTTCCTCAACGTTTTTGTAAACATCAGGAGTAATACAACGCACATAGCATTTTCCTGGCTCTGGGTTAGATGGTAAATCTTGTGCCAATGCCATGTTGGTCATACTAAGAGCAGCAATACCTAATAATATTCTTTTCATGATTTTATTTTTTGTTTTATGATGCAAATAAAATAAAACTTTTTTTCTTACACAATTTTATTAGGTTATTTTCATTTTAAGTTCGATGAATGCTTTCATTCTTATGTTAAGAATATAAATCACTATGTTATATTATTACAAGTATTGAAAACATCCTTTGTTATACAATGTAGTGTCAACAAAAAAAGACCTAATCAACTTAATGATCAGGTCTTAGCGTATTTAATTTTGATAATATATTCCTATATATTATGCATTATTGTGTACGTGTACATCCATTTGCGGAAATGGGATCCCGATATTTTCTTTATCGAATTCTTTTTTGATTGCTTCGTGCATAAAAGCATAAACCGTCCAGTAATCTTCTGTTTTTGTCCATGGTCTTACAGAAAAATTCACCGAGCTATCAGCTAGTTCTGTTACCAAAATATCTACTGGTTTGTCCTTTAATATTTCTGGGCAAGAATCACACACTTTTTGAATCACTTGACGAGCTTTATCAATATCATCTGTGTATCCAATCCCGAAGGTCATAGGAACTTTTCTGATATCATTTGCCGTAAGATTTTCGATAGGACCACCTGTAACATTTCCGTTAGGAATAATAATAATTCTGTTATCAAGTGTGGTTAAAACAGTATTGAATATTTCAATTCTTTTTACGGTCCCTGAGTATCCTTGAGCTACAATAAAATCTCCTTCACGGTAAGGCTTAAAGATGAGAATCAAGATTCCTGATGCCAAGTGACTCAAGTTTCCTTGAAGTGCCATACCAACAGCGAAACCTACAGCTCCTAATACTGCAACAAAAGATGTGGTTTCTAGTCCAAACATAGCGGCAGCACTCAATAACACCAAAACTTTAATGGTAATAGCTGTCAAGGATTTTAGAAAAGGAATTAACGAAGGCTCGGCTTTTCTTTTTTCCAACACTTTTCCAACTAATTTGGCAATAAGGCTAGAAATCCAAAATCCTATAATAATCGTTAATATAGCTCCTAAAGCTTTTGGGGCATACTCCACTAGCATTGAAGTAATTTTATCCATGTAATCCATAATTTTTTGTGTTTTTAATTTTATTTTTTGTTTTCACGAAAGTAGTAAATTATTCCTAAACCTACTTGATATCGCTATAACTTTTAGACGATTAGTATATAACAAAGTTTAATTGGTACAAAAAAGGCTTTGAGTGGAGTTATTTATGCTATTCAATGAGCATCTTTATTCAGAACATATAAAGTGCTTTTCAGAACAAAGGGTATTTTCGGTAATAAGTACAAGAGCTTAAAGTATTTTTTTTGCTAAAAAGAAACTAATTATGACTACTTCGCAAAAATCGCTCTCTTGTTTCCTTTTGTCCCTGTTAACTATTTTTGTTTCCGTTGAAGCATTCAGTCAAATAGGAATAGGAACAACCACTCCGCATTCTTCCAGTGTATTAGACGTACATTCAACAAATAAAGGGTTTTTACTACCTAGAATCCGTCATCATAGTGATATCTCTAATCCCGCAGAAGGTTTAACTATTTACGACTTATCTGATAGATGCATTAATTATCATAATGGAACCGACTGGCAATCCTTCTGCTCTGATAATATCGCTCCAAATGCTATATTAGATTTAAGAGTAACGGATTCTACATCAACTTCTATTTCACTAGCATGGTCACCAGCATTTGATAATACTTCTACTGAAAAATACTTTATCTCTCAAGATGGGACAATTATTGACTCTGTTGATGCTCCTACAATTACATACGTTTCTACTGGATTGAATCCAAATACTTCCTATGAATTCCATATTCGTTCTATTGACCCCTTCCTTAACTTATCTAATGCTAGTAATATTATAAATCATAGAACAAAGAACATCATCCCACCTACTCAACAAGCAGTAAGTCACATCACAGCAAGCTCAGCTCGTGCAAACTGGACAATAGCTAACACTAGTAATGTTTCTAGTTTTGAGATCTATTTTAGCACATCGAACACTGCCCCTACTTTAAGCACCACTGCCACTATTGCATCCATACCAAATTCTTCTACTTATCGAAACATAACAGGCTTAACGGGATATACTAATTACTATATATGGATAAGATCTGAAAACAGTTCTGGAGATAAATCAGAATGGAGCGGAATGCAACCTGTAAGAACCAATATAAGAACACCTTACCAGAATGCCATCACGAATGTTTCGGCAAATCAATTTAGAGTAAATTGGAGCACTGTTAACCAAGCTTCAAGCTATGAAGTCTATAGGAGCTCCTCATCTTCGGCTCCTAGCTCTACAACCTCTCCAACCTACATCGTAAATGGAGGAAATTCCACTTATCGATATATTCCTTCATTAAGCAGCTACATCATTTATTATTCTTGGATTAGGTCTGTAGCAGCAGATGGAAGTAAATCATCATGGAGTAACAGAAGAAATGCCAGAACCTTGGACAATATCGCTCCAAGTGTTTCCAATTATTATATAACAGAACCCGCTGCTGACGCAAGTGATCATATTAGAAATATTTCTTGGAATGGCTTGACGGATCATGGAGGATCTGGTGTCAAAGAGTTTCGTTATGAAATATATAGTTATCCAAAAGCTGGTTGCTCTGGTTGTGCACCTGCTAATGCTATTAATGATGTAAATAGTGGGAATTACACTTATGGAAGTGGCTCGCAAATAAAAATAGGAACGACACCCATTTCACAAACTTATTCGTGGTCTTTCACAGCATATGGAACTCATTACTTCCCTGTTACCGGTCTTCCTGACAATGATGACTATGTTGCTTGGTATAAATTATGGGTAAAAGATCATGCTGGAAATGAAAGATATATTGGAAAAAGCCACCTAGCTTATTAATTTTCTTAAGTGAATTTCAGGATCTAAAAATATCTTTTCAATTTTTAGATCCTGATTTATTTAATGGTGCACTAATCGTTAATGACAAACCATTATTTGAGCTTATAATTTGAATATTTGCCTCTAACTGCTCTAAGGTAGAATTTATAACAACGCTCCCAAAGCCCCTACTTTTTTTGTTTAGACCAGGACCATTATCAATATAACTCATCACTAATTGATTATTTTCTTCATACTGCATTTTTAATGTCATAATTAAAGTTTTATTAGGGATTTGTGCATGTTTAATAGAATTCGTTATTAATTCATTATAAAGAAGTCCAATAGTAACCATTTTATCCAAAGAAAGCTCAAAAGATTCTTCAATTTCAATGTCTATTTTAGGACTTAATTGAAAGTGGTAACTAGAAATCATATATTTTACTAAATGAGACATATACTCATAAACATTAACCATTTCTTCTGAGGACGATTGATAAATTAAATCATGTCCTGCAGATATGCTGAAAATTTGATTTTTAATTGATTTAATCTCTGAATTTTCTTCATATTGGAGCTCCATAAGTCCAACAATAAGCTGTAAATTATTTTTAACTCTGTGGTGTAATTCCTTAAGTAGTATTTTTTCGCGTTTGATTGCCTTTTTTAACTTCCTATTAATCTCGTTTTTGACTTTATATAACCTATTTCCACGTTTAAGTAATAGAAACGCTGTTAGAGCTAATAGAAAAAAAATGGTAGAGCTAATGAATGCTAAGACATTATACCTCTTATTAACTTCAAGAGCTTTTTCTTTATTTGATAAAGCTAATTTTATCTTATCATTTTCATATTGTTCAGTGATTTGGACAATTTCCACTTTGTTTCTTCTCTTAATATTATTAATGGTATATTCATAGTACTGTTTATAATCTTTCAATGCTAATTCTGCTTTTTTTTGAGCTTCTAATATTCTTGAACGTGCAAGGAATAAAAATGTAA
This genomic interval from Flavobacteriales bacterium contains the following:
- a CDS encoding 5-(carboxyamino)imidazole ribonucleotide synthase, translated to MSQDFYSQDYKIGVLGGGQLGRMLFQASLDLDIHLYFIDPSPEAPCSRVSSHFMVGDLQDFDQVYQFGKDKKIVTIEIEHVNVEALKKLESEGVKVFPQPDLIALIQDKGLQKQFYAENGIPTAPFKFLKNKEDLLEQYDGKSWVQKLRKGGYDGQGVTVLRSEKDLKNAFDASSILEEMVDFETEISVIVAQNEQGEIKSFPVVDMEFSEEANLVEFLFSPAEIDSSIQKRAEEIATSVIKKLGLVGILAVEMFVTKSGDILVNEVAPRPHNSGHQTIEGNKISQYEQHLRAILNLPLGDTSIIKPSVMVNLLGEKGHQGKVFYEGLDETLKMPGVNVHIYGKEETKPYRKMGHITVLANKLEEAKKIARSSKELLKVKTK
- the purE gene encoding 5-(carboxyamino)imidazole ribonucleotide mutase — translated: MKPQVGIIMGSKSDLPVMQEAIDILKELGVAVEIKIVSAHRTPEWMFEYASSAHERGLKTIIAGAGGAAHLPGMVASLSPLPVIGVPVKSRNSIDGWDSVLSILQMPGGVPVATVALDGAKNAGILAAQIIATGNEAIMQNIITYKEALKSKIDLQNEELAKELNG
- a CDS encoding OmpA family protein — its product is MKRILLGIAALSMTNMALAQDLPSNPEPGKCYVRCITPDVYKNVEEKVMTKAAYKKLVVHPAKYKTVTEKVVVKDGYKKLQIVPATFKYVEKEYTAKDASNKLKYHKATFKNNVVTVETAPAYSKWEMGEKIPNCTSADPNDCRTWCYKSYPAENKEVATKDLDKDAHTTSTPVDKIVKTYKVKVVDQPTTTKTIDVPAVYKTIKKTVLEKDAWTETIEVPAEYTTIKKEVLVTKGGLTKWEEVDCKLTQYNLLPINYDLNSAKLLPEAKKKIDELLLPILNDKKNVSVEIASHTDSRASDSYNQDLSERRARSVVNYLIQKGINPSRLVANGYGEKQLKNRCSNGVSCTEREHRENRRTEFRIISQGKK
- a CDS encoding mechanosensitive ion channel, coding for MDKITSMLVEYAPKALGAILTIIIGFWISSLIAKLVGKVLEKRKAEPSLIPFLKSLTAITIKVLVLLSAAAMFGLETTSFVAVLGAVGFAVGMALQGNLSHLASGILILIFKPYREGDFIVAQGYSGTVKRIEIFNTVLTTLDNRIIIIPNGNVTGGPIENLTANDIRKVPMTFGIGYTDDIDKARQVIQKVCDSCPEILKDKPVDILVTELADSSVNFSVRPWTKTEDYWTVYAFMHEAIKKEFDKENIGIPFPQMDVHVHNNA
- a CDS encoding fibronectin type III domain-containing protein; translation: MTTSQKSLSCFLLSLLTIFVSVEAFSQIGIGTTTPHSSSVLDVHSTNKGFLLPRIRHHSDISNPAEGLTIYDLSDRCINYHNGTDWQSFCSDNIAPNAILDLRVTDSTSTSISLAWSPAFDNTSTEKYFISQDGTIIDSVDAPTITYVSTGLNPNTSYEFHIRSIDPFLNLSNASNIINHRTKNIIPPTQQAVSHITASSARANWTIANTSNVSSFEIYFSTSNTAPTLSTTATIASIPNSSTYRNITGLTGYTNYYIWIRSENSSGDKSEWSGMQPVRTNIRTPYQNAITNVSANQFRVNWSTVNQASSYEVYRSSSSSAPSSTTSPTYIVNGGNSTYRYIPSLSSYIIYYSWIRSVAADGSKSSWSNRRNARTLDNIAPSVSNYYITEPAADASDHIRNISWNGLTDHGGSGVKEFRYEIYSYPKAGCSGCAPANAINDVNSGNYTYGSGSQIKIGTTPISQTYSWSFTAYGTHYFPVTGLPDNDDYVAWYKLWVKDHAGNERYIGKSHLAY
- a CDS encoding sensor histidine kinase, with product MYQKAVILDANNYNEKALDILLNILEDQYELSDSIRISSLITSSLLYEKLSMFDKSLEMLDASKAEIEKTKFYSLNPFYYLRKSSLYRVQNDTVLAEKALQNAIYWGKIYKDYNNLGQCYMVKSFLEFKKNPFKSKSSIMMSLENIKHSKDKRGLTVMLAHLSNWHKKYGKIDSAYYYINSAIDTFFFYGGTDEFTFLFLARSRILEAQKKAELALKDYKQYYEYTINNIKRRNKVEIVQITEQYENDKIKLALSNKEKALEVNKRYNVLAFISSTIFFLLALTAFLLLKRGNRLYKVKNEINRKLKKAIKREKILLKELHHRVKNNLQLIVGLMELQYEENSEIKSIKNQIFSISAGHDLIYQSSSEEMVNVYEYMSHLVKYMISSYHFQLSPKIDIEIEESFELSLDKMVTIGLLYNELITNSIKHAQIPNKTLIMTLKMQYEENNQLVMSYIDNGPGLNKKSRGFGSVVINSTLEQLEANIQIISSNNGLSLTISAPLNKSGSKN